The following is a genomic window from Stenotrophomonas maltophilia.
CCATTGCATGGCCGGCAAGGACCGCACCGGCATCATTGCCGGCCTGCTGCTGGACCTGGCCGGCGTGCCGAAGGCAGGTGCCGGACAGTGCCGGCACCTGCCGTACGCCATCATGGCTGCTGCGGTGCCACAAGAATGGACGCATCCAGCACCGGGAATGTCTGCGGCGCCTGGCCGGACGACGCAACCAGACGGATCTCCAGCGTCCTCGCCCCGCCAGCGGCGGCGTTGAGTGCCTGTAGTGCCCCCAGTTTCTGCGGCAACGGCACCGCAAACGTGGTGGGATGACTGTGGTCCATGCCGGGCATGCTTGGGCCAAAGAACGATACGGTGCCCGCGTAGTAGGGGCTGTCGGCCGCTACCGAGGTGGTGCCTGCGGGCGCGTTGATCAGCACGTCGAACTCGCGGGTGTTGTTCAACCCGCGTGGTCGTTCCAGCGTCACCTCGGCGATCAGCTGACGTGGCCCTGCCGATGCCAGGTGCGCGCGCACCGCTTCATCGGGGATGGCCACGCGCACCGCGCCGTCGGAACGCGTGCCGCGCACCAGCCGCACCGCACCGGCGGCGGCCGGTTGCGCGGCGGTCTTCAGCAGGTCGTTGCGGCCCGGGTAGACGTAGTCGTAGTCGAAGGCCGTGGTGGAGAAGAACGCACTGGCCGGACGCTCGCCGACGAAGCCACCCTGCGCGTTGACGAAGAAGCGGAACGGCTCGTTCATGAACTGGCGCCGCTGCTCGACGTCCACCGGCATGATCGGCTTGCCTCGCTGGTACTGCAGCTGCGTCCACACATCCCACAGGCGGTCCATGTTGGCGTGGTGCAGGTAGAAGATCGGATCCAGCGGCGACAGGAAGTTGGTCATGTTGCCGTACGGGCCGGGATCGACCGCGCCAACACCGCCGATGCAGTTGTGCACCTTGTTGTGCGGGAAGCCTTCGAGCACCGAGAATTTCGTGGCGCCATCCGGTTGCACCACGTGTGAGGCCGTGCGCGAACTGGTGAAGCTGCGGCTGACATCGGCGTTGTAGAACTCCACCGGCGACAGCCCGGCATGGATGGTGTCGGGTGAAACCGCCGAGCGCGTCTTGTCGTCGAAGCCGGGGTTTTCCCGCCACAGATAGCGCGCGCCGCAGGTGATCGCGTAGGCCGCGTTGCCGGAGATGCCGGTCTTCTCGGTGGCGCTGTAGCCGGTCACATCGTTCCAGACATCGTCTGCGGTGAGATAGCCGCGCAGCTTGAGTTGTCCGCGCTGCCCGGCATCGAGCGAATCCCAGTAACGCTGCAGCGCCGGCCGCATGAAGCGGGTGAACACCGCCAGGTTGCGCGTGTAGGGGGCGTAGGCGCTGTCAGTAGGCGACAGCACCCCATCGAACATCGCCGGCGGAATGCGCGGCAGCTCGGTCCAGTCCCAGTAGGGCATCGCGAACTGCGGATCACCACTGAGCGTGCGGATGGTCTGCTCGAAGTAGCCCACATAGCCACGGTGCCAGACGTAGAACCACCAGTTG
Proteins encoded in this region:
- a CDS encoding tyrosinase family protein; this encodes MRYTRRDFLASTASASLASLIAPGAWASGAAPADKAVQARYHRYSVTSPEGQGMLKSYARGIEAMLKLPANDPRNWFRNAFVHLMDCPHGNWWFYVWHRGYVGYFEQTIRTLSGDPQFAMPYWDWTELPRIPPAMFDGVLSPTDSAYAPYTRNLAVFTRFMRPALQRYWDSLDAGQRGQLKLRGYLTADDVWNDVTGYSATEKTGISGNAAYAITCGARYLWRENPGFDDKTRSAVSPDTIHAGLSPVEFYNADVSRSFTSSRTASHVVQPDGATKFSVLEGFPHNKVHNCIGGVGAVDPGPYGNMTNFLSPLDPIFYLHHANMDRLWDVWTQLQYQRGKPIMPVDVEQRRQFMNEPFRFFVNAQGGFVGERPASAFFSTTAFDYDYVYPGRNDLLKTAAQPAAAGAVRLVRGTRSDGAVRVAIPDEAVRAHLASAGPRQLIAEVTLERPRGLNNTREFDVLINAPAGTTSVAADSPYYAGTVSFFGPSMPGMDHSHPTTFAVPLPQKLGALQALNAAAGGARTLEIRLVASSGQAPQTFPVLDASILVAPQQP